A region from the Branchiostoma lanceolatum isolate klBraLanc5 chromosome 2, klBraLanc5.hap2, whole genome shotgun sequence genome encodes:
- the LOC136427282 gene encoding mannose-1-phosphate guanyltransferase alpha-A-like isoform X2 — protein sequence MLKAIILIGGPLKGTRFRPLSLDLPKPLFPVAGFPIIQHHIEACQKVEGLKEILLIGFYQPSDAFKTFLTRAQQEFHISIRYLQEYTSLGTAGGLYHFRDVIQSGNPECFFVMNADVCSDFPLSEMVDFHRQRSHAYCTMMGTEASREQALNYGCLVENTDTHEVLHYVEKPGTFVSSIINCGVYLFSPEVFKHIATVFARHQEDLPSSKDSIRLEQDIFPMLTGDSKLYVYKTQNFWSQIKSAGSAIYANRLYLALYHKTHPDRLAAHGEGMPTIKGDVYIHPSANVDSSAVLGPNVTVGANVTIGPGTRIRESIILDGATIQDHSCILHSIVGWNSTVGAWTRVEGTPSDPNPNIPFAKLDSGELFSEDGRLNPSITILGRNVTIPSEVIVLNSIVLPHKDLPHSYKNQIIL from the exons ATGCTGAAGGCGATCATTTTGATAGGCGGTCCACTGAAAg GGACCCGTTTCCGCCCGCTGTCCCTGGACCTTCCCAAGCCTCTCTTCCCTGTGGCAGGATTCCCCATCATCCAGCACCACATTGAGGCCTGtcagaag GTTGAGGGGTTGAAAGAGATCCTACTGATTGGTTTCTACCAGCCGAGCGATGCTTTCAAAACCTTCTTGACTCGTGCTCAACAGGAGTTCCATATCTCCAtcag GTACCTCCAAGAGTACACATCCCTGGGCACTGCTGGTGGGCTGTACCACTTCCGAGATGTCATCCAGAGCGGGAACCCCGAGTGCTTCTTTGTGATGAACGCTGACGTGTGCAGTGACTTCCCCCTGTCAGAGATGGTGGACTTCCACAGGCAGAGGTCCCACGCATACTGTACTATGATGGGAACAGAG GCTAGCAGAGAACAAGCCTTGAACTATGGCTGTCTTGTGGAGAACACTGACACACATGAG GTGTTGCATTACGTGGAAAAGCCGGGCACCTTCGTGAGCTCCATCATCAACTGTGGCGTCTACCTGTTTTCACCTGAGGTATTTAAGCACATTGCTACGGTCTTTGCCAGGCACCAGGAGGACCTTCCCAG CAGTAAGGACAGCATCCGGCTGGAACAGGACATATTCCCCATGCTGACCGGGGACAGCAAGCTCTACGTCTACAAGACTCAGAACTTCTGGAGCCAGATCAAGTCCGCAGG CTCTGCCATCTATGCCAACCGTCTGTACCTGGCCCTCTACCACAAGACTCATCCTGACAGACTGGCAGCTCACGGAGAAGGCATGCCCACCATCAAAG GTGATGTGTACATTCATCCCTCGGCCAATGTGGACTCCTCAGCTGTG CTGGGACCTAATGTGACAGTGGGTGCAAATGTAACCATTGGCCCTGGAACAAGGATACGGGAGTCCATCATTCTGGATGGAGCTACAATCCAG GATCACAGCTGCATCCTGCACAGCATTGTGGGATGGAACAGCACAGTCGGAGCGTGGACCCGGGTGGAGGGGACGCCCTCCGACCCCAATCCCAACATCCCCTTTGCGAAGCTGGACTCGGGAGAACTGTTCAGTGAGGATGGCAGACTCAACCCCTCCATCACAATCCTGG GACGTAATGTGACCATCCCATCAGAAGTGATCGTGCTGAACTCCATCGTCCTGCCGCACAAAGATCTCCCTCACAGCTACAAGAACCAGATCATCCTGTAA
- the LOC136427282 gene encoding mannose-1-phosphate guanyltransferase alpha-A-like isoform X3 — protein MLKAIILIGGPLKGTRFRPLSLDLPKPLFPVAGFPIIQHHIEACQKVEGLKEILLIGFYQPSDAFKTFLTRAQQEFHISIRYLQEYTSLGTAGGLYHFRDVIQSGNPECFFVMNADVCSDFPLSEMVDFHRQRSHAYCTMMGTEASREQALNYGCLVENTDTHEVLHYVEKPGTFVSSIINCGVYLFSPEVFKHIATVFARHQEDLPSKDSIRLEQDIFPMLTGDSKLYVYKTQNFWSQIKSAGSAIYANRLYLALYHKTHPDRLAAHGEGMPTIKGDVYIHPSANVDSSAVLGPNVTVGANVTIGPGTRIRESIILDGATIQDHSCILHSIVGWNSTVGAWTRVEGTPSDPNPNIPFAKLDSGELFSEDGRLNPSITILGRNVTIPSEVIVLNSIVLPHKDLPHSYKNQIIL, from the exons ATGCTGAAGGCGATCATTTTGATAGGCGGTCCACTGAAAg GGACCCGTTTCCGCCCGCTGTCCCTGGACCTTCCCAAGCCTCTCTTCCCTGTGGCAGGATTCCCCATCATCCAGCACCACATTGAGGCCTGtcagaag GTTGAGGGGTTGAAAGAGATCCTACTGATTGGTTTCTACCAGCCGAGCGATGCTTTCAAAACCTTCTTGACTCGTGCTCAACAGGAGTTCCATATCTCCAtcag GTACCTCCAAGAGTACACATCCCTGGGCACTGCTGGTGGGCTGTACCACTTCCGAGATGTCATCCAGAGCGGGAACCCCGAGTGCTTCTTTGTGATGAACGCTGACGTGTGCAGTGACTTCCCCCTGTCAGAGATGGTGGACTTCCACAGGCAGAGGTCCCACGCATACTGTACTATGATGGGAACAGAG GCTAGCAGAGAACAAGCCTTGAACTATGGCTGTCTTGTGGAGAACACTGACACACATGAG GTGTTGCATTACGTGGAAAAGCCGGGCACCTTCGTGAGCTCCATCATCAACTGTGGCGTCTACCTGTTTTCACCTGAGGTATTTAAGCACATTGCTACGGTCTTTGCCAGGCACCAGGAGGACCTTCCCAG TAAGGACAGCATCCGGCTGGAACAGGACATATTCCCCATGCTGACCGGGGACAGCAAGCTCTACGTCTACAAGACTCAGAACTTCTGGAGCCAGATCAAGTCCGCAGG CTCTGCCATCTATGCCAACCGTCTGTACCTGGCCCTCTACCACAAGACTCATCCTGACAGACTGGCAGCTCACGGAGAAGGCATGCCCACCATCAAAG GTGATGTGTACATTCATCCCTCGGCCAATGTGGACTCCTCAGCTGTG CTGGGACCTAATGTGACAGTGGGTGCAAATGTAACCATTGGCCCTGGAACAAGGATACGGGAGTCCATCATTCTGGATGGAGCTACAATCCAG GATCACAGCTGCATCCTGCACAGCATTGTGGGATGGAACAGCACAGTCGGAGCGTGGACCCGGGTGGAGGGGACGCCCTCCGACCCCAATCCCAACATCCCCTTTGCGAAGCTGGACTCGGGAGAACTGTTCAGTGAGGATGGCAGACTCAACCCCTCCATCACAATCCTGG GACGTAATGTGACCATCCCATCAGAAGTGATCGTGCTGAACTCCATCGTCCTGCCGCACAAAGATCTCCCTCACAGCTACAAGAACCAGATCATCCTGTAA
- the LOC136427282 gene encoding mannose-1-phosphate guanyltransferase alpha-like isoform X1, translating to MLKAIILIGGPLKGTRFRPLSLDLPKPLFPVAGFPIIQHHIEACQKVEGLKEILLIGFYQPSDAFKTFLTRAQQEFHISIRYLQEYTSLGTAGGLYHFRDVIQSGNPECFFVMNADVCSDFPLSEMVDFHRQRSHAYCTMMGTEASREQALNYGCLVENTDTHEVLHYVEKPGTFVSSIINCGVYLFSPEVFKHIATVFARHQEDLPSDDSFALGSSKDSIRLEQDIFPMLTGDSKLYVYKTQNFWSQIKSAGSAIYANRLYLALYHKTHPDRLAAHGEGMPTIKGDVYIHPSANVDSSAVLGPNVTVGANVTIGPGTRIRESIILDGATIQDHSCILHSIVGWNSTVGAWTRVEGTPSDPNPNIPFAKLDSGELFSEDGRLNPSITILGRNVTIPSEVIVLNSIVLPHKDLPHSYKNQIIL from the exons ATGCTGAAGGCGATCATTTTGATAGGCGGTCCACTGAAAg GGACCCGTTTCCGCCCGCTGTCCCTGGACCTTCCCAAGCCTCTCTTCCCTGTGGCAGGATTCCCCATCATCCAGCACCACATTGAGGCCTGtcagaag GTTGAGGGGTTGAAAGAGATCCTACTGATTGGTTTCTACCAGCCGAGCGATGCTTTCAAAACCTTCTTGACTCGTGCTCAACAGGAGTTCCATATCTCCAtcag GTACCTCCAAGAGTACACATCCCTGGGCACTGCTGGTGGGCTGTACCACTTCCGAGATGTCATCCAGAGCGGGAACCCCGAGTGCTTCTTTGTGATGAACGCTGACGTGTGCAGTGACTTCCCCCTGTCAGAGATGGTGGACTTCCACAGGCAGAGGTCCCACGCATACTGTACTATGATGGGAACAGAG GCTAGCAGAGAACAAGCCTTGAACTATGGCTGTCTTGTGGAGAACACTGACACACATGAG GTGTTGCATTACGTGGAAAAGCCGGGCACCTTCGTGAGCTCCATCATCAACTGTGGCGTCTACCTGTTTTCACCTGAGGTATTTAAGCACATTGCTACGGTCTTTGCCAGGCACCAGGAGGACCTTCCCAG TGATGACAGCTTTGCCCTTGGCAGCAGTAAGGACAGCATCCGGCTGGAACAGGACATATTCCCCATGCTGACCGGGGACAGCAAGCTCTACGTCTACAAGACTCAGAACTTCTGGAGCCAGATCAAGTCCGCAGG CTCTGCCATCTATGCCAACCGTCTGTACCTGGCCCTCTACCACAAGACTCATCCTGACAGACTGGCAGCTCACGGAGAAGGCATGCCCACCATCAAAG GTGATGTGTACATTCATCCCTCGGCCAATGTGGACTCCTCAGCTGTG CTGGGACCTAATGTGACAGTGGGTGCAAATGTAACCATTGGCCCTGGAACAAGGATACGGGAGTCCATCATTCTGGATGGAGCTACAATCCAG GATCACAGCTGCATCCTGCACAGCATTGTGGGATGGAACAGCACAGTCGGAGCGTGGACCCGGGTGGAGGGGACGCCCTCCGACCCCAATCCCAACATCCCCTTTGCGAAGCTGGACTCGGGAGAACTGTTCAGTGAGGATGGCAGACTCAACCCCTCCATCACAATCCTGG GACGTAATGTGACCATCCCATCAGAAGTGATCGTGCTGAACTCCATCGTCCTGCCGCACAAAGATCTCCCTCACAGCTACAAGAACCAGATCATCCTGTAA